A region from the uncultured Macellibacteroides sp. genome encodes:
- the nusG gene encoding transcription termination/antitermination protein NusG codes for MSDIQKKFYVLRAISGKENKVREYLEAELKNTDLGEYVSQVLIPTEKTFTVRNGKKVMKERAYLPGYVLVEAALVGEVAHRLRNIPNVIGFLGGSDNPVPLRPSEVNRILGTVDEFQEQQEEMDVQFYVGENVKVTFGPFSGFSGLIEEVNAEKKKLKVMVKIFGRKTPLELGYMQVEKE; via the coding sequence ATGTCTGACATACAAAAGAAATTTTATGTTCTCCGAGCCATTAGTGGTAAAGAGAATAAGGTTAGAGAGTATCTGGAAGCTGAACTTAAGAATACGGATCTGGGAGAATATGTATCTCAAGTCTTGATTCCTACAGAGAAAACTTTTACGGTTCGTAATGGTAAAAAAGTTATGAAAGAAAGAGCTTATTTACCTGGTTATGTTTTAGTAGAGGCAGCTCTGGTAGGAGAGGTTGCTCATCGATTGAGAAATATTCCCAATGTAATTGGTTTCCTTGGAGGATCGGATAATCCGGTGCCCCTTCGTCCGTCTGAAGTTAATCGTATTTTAGGTACGGTTGATGAGTTTCAGGAACAACAGGAAGAAATGGATGTTCAATTTTATGTTGGCGAAAATGTCAAAGTTACTTTTGGTCCATTTAGTGGCTTTAGTGGCTTAATCGAAGAAGTTAACGCCGAGAAGAAGAAACTCAAGGTTATGGTAAAAATCTTCGGACGTAAGACCCCCCTTGAGTTAGGTTATATGCAAGTGGAGAAAGAATAG
- the rplL gene encoding 50S ribosomal protein L7/L12: MADLKAFAEQLVNLTVKEVSELATILKEEYGIEPAAAAVAVAGPAAAAEVVEEKTSFDVVLKSAGSAKLQVVKAVKEQCGLGLKEAKDLVDAAPSVVKEGVDKATAEALKASLEEAGAEVELK; the protein is encoded by the coding sequence ATGGCAGATTTGAAAGCTTTTGCAGAACAATTAGTGAACTTGACCGTAAAAGAAGTTAGTGAACTTGCAACTATCCTTAAAGAAGAATACGGAATTGAACCTGCTGCTGCAGCTGTTGCTGTAGCTGGTCCCGCAGCTGCTGCTGAGGTTGTTGAAGAAAAAACATCTTTTGATGTTGTTTTGAAGAGCGCAGGTAGTGCAAAACTTCAGGTAGTAAAAGCAGTTAAAGAACAATGTGGCCTTGGATTGAAGGAAGCTAAGGATCTTGTTGATGCTGCTCCTTCTGTAGTTAAAGAAGGTGTAGATAAAGCAACTGCTGAAGCATTAAAAGCAAGCTTAGAAGAAGCTGGAGCTGAAGTTGAGCTTAAATAG
- the rplK gene encoding 50S ribosomal protein L11: protein MAKEVVGQIKLQIKGGAANPSPPVGPALGSKGINIMEFCKQFNARTQDKAGKILPVVITYYADKSFDFVVKTPPVAIQLLEVSKLKSGSAEPNRKKIAEITWDQVKAIAEDKIVDLNCFTVTSAMKMVAGTARSMGITVKGTFPENN, encoded by the coding sequence ATGGCTAAAGAAGTTGTTGGACAAATTAAATTGCAGATAAAAGGAGGAGCGGCAAACCCTTCTCCCCCTGTTGGACCTGCTTTAGGTTCTAAGGGTATTAATATTATGGAGTTTTGCAAGCAATTTAATGCCAGAACTCAAGACAAAGCTGGTAAGATTTTACCTGTGGTAATTACTTACTATGCAGATAAGTCTTTCGACTTTGTAGTTAAGACTCCTCCGGTAGCTATTCAGTTACTTGAAGTTTCTAAACTAAAAAGTGGTTCTGCTGAGCCTAACCGTAAAAAGATTGCCGAGATTACTTGGGATCAGGTTAAAGCAATAGCAGAAGACAAGATTGTCGATCTTAACTGCTTTACTGTAACATCAGCTATGAAAATGGTTGCTGGTACTGCCAGAAGTATGGGTATCACTGTTAAAGGGACATTCCCTGAAAATAACTAA
- the rplJ gene encoding 50S ribosomal protein L10, whose protein sequence is MRKEDKSSIIDQLTATVNDYANFYLTDIEALNAVKTSALRRECYKQDVKLVVVKNTLLKKALDNVEGDFSPLFVSMKGNTAVMFSNVANVPAKLIKNFTKDTKGEGKPQLKAAYVQECFYVGAQNLDALVNVKGKNELIGDIIMLLQSPAKNVISALQSGGQTIHGVLQTLQER, encoded by the coding sequence ATGAGAAAGGAAGATAAAAGTTCTATTATAGACCAGCTTACAGCAACTGTTAATGATTATGCAAATTTTTATTTAACAGATATCGAAGCTCTAAACGCTGTTAAAACAAGCGCTTTGAGAAGAGAATGTTATAAGCAGGATGTTAAGTTGGTTGTTGTTAAAAACACCTTACTTAAAAAAGCGTTAGACAATGTAGAGGGTGATTTTTCTCCTCTGTTTGTTTCTATGAAAGGAAACACAGCTGTAATGTTTTCTAACGTTGCTAATGTACCCGCCAAACTTATTAAGAATTTTACAAAAGACACTAAAGGTGAAGGAAAGCCTCAATTAAAGGCTGCTTACGTTCAGGAATGTTTCTACGTGGGTGCACAGAATCTTGATGCTCTTGTAAATGTTAAGGGTAAGAATGAACTTATTGGAGATATTATCATGTTGTTACAATCTCCGGCTAAGAACGTTATTTCTGCTCTTCAGTCAGGCGGACAAACCATTCATGGAGTATTACAAACACTTCAAGAAAGATAA
- the rplA gene encoding 50S ribosomal protein L1 yields MSKLTKNQKLALGKIEAGKSYSLKEASALVKEITTSKFDASVDIDVRLGVDPRKANQMVRGVVSLPHGTGKQVRVLVLCTPDKEAEANAAGADYVGLDDYIAKIKGGWTDIDVIITMPSIMGKIGALGRVLGPRGLMPNPKSGTVTNEVGNAVKEVKQGKIDFKVDKTGIVHTSVGKVSFDAQQIRENAKEFISTIMKLKPSAAKGTYVKSIYLSSTMSAGIKIDPKSVEEN; encoded by the coding sequence ATGAGTAAACTTACAAAAAATCAAAAGTTGGCTTTGGGCAAAATTGAAGCTGGAAAATCATATTCATTAAAAGAAGCTTCAGCTTTAGTAAAAGAAATTACTACTTCAAAGTTTGATGCTTCTGTAGATATTGATGTCCGTTTAGGAGTTGATCCCCGTAAGGCTAACCAGATGGTGAGAGGTGTTGTTTCATTACCTCACGGAACAGGTAAGCAAGTTAGAGTTCTTGTATTATGTACTCCTGATAAGGAAGCTGAAGCTAATGCAGCTGGTGCTGACTATGTTGGGTTGGACGATTATATTGCAAAAATTAAAGGTGGTTGGACTGATATTGACGTTATCATTACAATGCCTTCTATCATGGGTAAAATTGGTGCTTTAGGTAGAGTATTAGGTCCTCGTGGTCTTATGCCTAATCCTAAAAGTGGTACAGTTACAAATGAAGTAGGTAATGCTGTAAAGGAAGTTAAGCAAGGTAAGATCGACTTTAAGGTAGACAAGACTGGTATTGTTCATACATCAGTAGGAAAGGTTTCTTTTGACGCTCAGCAAATTCGCGAAAACGCAAAAGAATTTATTTCTACAATTATGAAACTGAAACCGTCTGCAGCTAAGGGAACATATGTGAAGAGCATTTATCTTTCAAGTACAATGAGTGCGGGTATTAAAATTGACCCTAAATCAGTTGAAGAAAATTAA
- the rpoB gene encoding DNA-directed RNA polymerase subunit beta, which translates to MSSTAENQRVNFASIKNPLPYPDFLEVQLKSFQDFLQLDTPPEKRKKEGLYKVFAENFPIADTRNNFVLEFLDYYIDPPRYAIDECIARGLTYSVPLKAKLKLYCTDPDHEDFDTVIQDVYLGPIPYMTERGTFVINGAERVVVSQLHRSPGVFFGQSIHANGTKLYSARIIPFKGSWIEFATDINNVMYAYIDRKKKLPVTTLLRAIGFESDRDILEIFNLAEEVKVNKTNLKKLLGRKLAARVLKTWVEDFVDEDTGEVVSIERNEVIIDRESVLDEDNIVAILDSGVQNILLHREDQNLSDYAIIYNTLQKDPSNSEKEAVLYIYRQLRNAEPADDASAREVINNLFFSEKRYDLGEVGRYRINKKLNLTTSEDVKVLTKEDIIEIIKYLIELINSKAIVDDIDHLSNRRVRTVGEQLYNQFGVGLARMSRTVRERMNVRDNEVFTPIDLINAKTISSVVNSFFGTNALSQFMDQTNPLAEITHKRRLSALGPGGLSRERAGFEVRDVHYTHYGRLCPIETPEGPNIGLISSLCVYAKINDLGFISTPYRKVENGKVNFSEEGLQYYTAEEEEEMTIAQGNALLDDEGKFVKDRIKSRFEADFPVVAPSEVDLMDVSPTQIASIAASLIPFLEHDDANRALMGSNMMRQAVPLLRTDAPIVGTGIEKQLVRDSRTQIMAEREGEIVFVDATCIKIKYDRSEEEEFVSFEDSIKTYNIPKFRKTNQGTTVDLRPICHKGQRVTAGEILTEGYSTQNGELALGRNIKVAYMPWKGYNYEDAIVLNERMVREDFFTSVHVDEYILEVRETKRGMEELTSDIPNVSEDATKDLDERGIVRVGARIEPGDIMIGKITPKGESDPSPEEKLLRAIFGDKAGDVKDASLKAKPSLHGVVIGTSLFSKAVKKRKSRLTDKAILPKLDEDFEIKMAELKEVLVEKLIVLTSGKVSQGVKDYMNTEVIAKGAKFSRKALEELDYNSVQVSKWTADTQKNDMIKSVILNYLKKNKELDAELKRKKFDLTIGDELPTGIVQMAKVYIAKKRKIQVGDKMAGRHGNKGIVSKIVRQEDMPFLEDGTTVDICLNPLGVPSRMNLGQIFEAVMGWAGREMGVKFATPIFDGASIDDMNEWTDKAGIPRYGKSYLYDGGTGDRFDQPATVGVTYFLKLGHMVDDKMHARSIGPYSLITQQPLGGKAQFGGQRFGEMEVWALEAFGAAHILQEILTIKSDDVVGRSKAYEAIVKGDPMPQPGIPESLNVLLHELRGLGLSFTLD; encoded by the coding sequence ATGTCTTCAACAGCTGAAAACCAAAGAGTTAATTTTGCTTCGATTAAGAATCCCCTTCCTTATCCGGACTTTCTCGAAGTACAATTGAAGTCATTCCAAGACTTTCTTCAACTTGACACGCCTCCCGAAAAACGTAAGAAGGAGGGATTGTATAAGGTGTTTGCAGAAAATTTTCCCATTGCAGATACTCGTAACAATTTTGTGTTGGAGTTCCTAGATTATTATATTGATCCGCCTCGTTATGCAATAGATGAATGTATTGCTCGTGGATTAACCTATAGCGTGCCCTTAAAAGCAAAATTGAAATTATACTGTACTGATCCCGATCATGAGGACTTTGATACAGTTATTCAAGATGTTTATTTGGGTCCCATTCCGTATATGACAGAACGTGGAACGTTTGTTATAAATGGTGCAGAGCGTGTGGTTGTGTCTCAGTTACACCGTTCTCCTGGTGTATTCTTTGGTCAAAGCATACATGCTAATGGTACAAAATTATACTCTGCACGTATTATACCGTTTAAAGGTTCGTGGATTGAGTTTGCTACAGATATTAACAATGTGATGTATGCTTACATCGACCGGAAGAAAAAATTACCTGTAACAACCCTTTTACGTGCAATTGGTTTTGAAAGCGACAGGGATATTCTGGAAATCTTTAATCTGGCTGAAGAAGTTAAGGTTAATAAAACTAATCTTAAAAAGCTCTTAGGAAGAAAGCTCGCTGCACGCGTTCTTAAAACATGGGTAGAAGATTTTGTTGATGAAGATACCGGTGAAGTGGTTTCTATTGAGCGTAATGAAGTAATCATTGATCGTGAATCAGTATTAGACGAAGACAATATCGTTGCAATTCTTGATTCAGGTGTTCAAAATATTTTATTGCACAGAGAAGATCAGAATCTTTCCGATTATGCTATTATTTATAATACACTTCAGAAAGATCCTAGCAACTCTGAAAAAGAAGCTGTTCTTTATATTTACAGACAGTTACGTAACGCTGAACCTGCTGATGATGCTAGTGCGCGTGAAGTAATTAATAATTTGTTTTTTTCTGAAAAACGTTACGATCTTGGGGAAGTAGGTCGTTACAGAATAAACAAAAAACTAAATCTTACTACAAGTGAAGATGTAAAAGTCTTGACAAAAGAAGATATTATTGAGATTATCAAATACCTTATTGAGTTGATTAACTCAAAGGCGATTGTTGATGATATCGACCACTTGAGCAACCGTCGTGTTCGTACAGTTGGCGAACAATTGTATAACCAATTTGGTGTTGGTTTGGCGCGTATGTCTCGTACGGTTCGTGAGCGTATGAATGTTAGAGACAACGAAGTATTTACTCCTATTGATTTGATCAATGCGAAAACAATTTCTTCCGTTGTTAATTCTTTCTTCGGTACAAATGCGCTATCTCAGTTTATGGATCAAACAAATCCGTTAGCTGAAATTACTCATAAACGTCGTTTATCTGCATTAGGCCCTGGTGGTCTTTCCAGAGAACGTGCCGGTTTCGAGGTACGTGACGTTCACTATACACACTATGGTCGTCTTTGTCCGATTGAAACTCCTGAAGGACCTAATATCGGATTGATTTCTTCATTATGTGTTTATGCAAAAATAAATGATCTTGGTTTTATTTCGACTCCTTATCGTAAAGTGGAAAATGGTAAAGTTAACTTTTCTGAAGAAGGTTTACAATACTATACTGCTGAAGAAGAAGAAGAAATGACAATTGCTCAGGGAAATGCATTGTTGGATGATGAAGGTAAGTTTGTTAAAGACAGAATCAAATCTCGTTTTGAAGCAGATTTTCCTGTTGTTGCTCCTAGTGAGGTTGACTTAATGGATGTGTCTCCAACACAGATTGCATCAATTGCTGCTTCATTGATTCCTTTCCTTGAACATGACGATGCTAACCGTGCATTGATGGGATCTAACATGATGCGCCAGGCTGTTCCGTTGTTACGTACCGATGCTCCGATTGTGGGTACAGGTATCGAAAAACAGCTTGTACGCGATTCACGTACGCAGATTATGGCTGAACGTGAAGGAGAAATTGTATTTGTAGATGCAACATGCATTAAAATTAAATATGATCGTTCTGAAGAAGAAGAATTTGTAAGCTTCGAAGATTCGATTAAAACATACAACATTCCTAAATTCAGAAAAACCAATCAGGGAACAACAGTAGACTTACGTCCAATTTGTCACAAAGGACAGCGAGTTACAGCTGGTGAAATTCTGACTGAAGGATATTCAACTCAAAATGGTGAGCTAGCTCTTGGCCGCAACATAAAAGTTGCTTACATGCCTTGGAAAGGTTACAACTATGAGGATGCTATTGTATTAAACGAACGTATGGTGCGTGAAGATTTTTTTACGTCTGTACACGTTGATGAATATATTCTTGAAGTACGTGAAACTAAGCGCGGAATGGAAGAACTTACTTCTGATATTCCAAACGTAAGTGAAGACGCTACCAAAGATTTGGATGAAAGAGGTATTGTCCGTGTTGGAGCACGCATCGAACCGGGTGATATTATGATTGGTAAAATTACACCGAAAGGTGAGTCCGATCCATCTCCTGAAGAAAAATTGTTGCGAGCTATTTTCGGAGATAAAGCTGGGGATGTTAAAGATGCTTCTTTGAAAGCTAAACCATCTTTGCATGGGGTAGTAATTGGAACCAGTCTTTTCTCTAAAGCAGTTAAGAAAAGAAAGTCCAGACTAACAGACAAAGCTATTCTGCCAAAATTAGACGAAGATTTTGAGATCAAGATGGCAGAACTCAAAGAAGTTTTGGTTGAAAAATTAATCGTACTTACATCAGGAAAAGTATCTCAGGGTGTAAAAGATTATATGAATACTGAAGTTATAGCCAAGGGTGCTAAATTTAGCCGTAAGGCGTTAGAAGAACTTGATTATAACTCTGTACAGGTAAGCAAGTGGACCGCAGATACTCAGAAGAACGACATGATCAAGTCCGTGATTCTGAATTATCTGAAGAAAAACAAGGAACTGGACGCTGAACTAAAACGTAAGAAGTTTGACTTGACTATAGGAGATGAACTTCCAACTGGTATTGTTCAGATGGCTAAAGTTTACATTGCAAAGAAACGTAAGATACAGGTTGGTGATAAGATGGCTGGACGTCATGGTAACAAGGGTATTGTTTCCAAGATTGTTCGTCAGGAAGATATGCCATTCCTTGAAGACGGAACTACAGTTGATATTTGTTTGAACCCTCTGGGTGTACCTTCACGTATGAACTTGGGTCAGATATTTGAGGCTGTTATGGGTTGGGCCGGACGAGAAATGGGAGTAAAGTTTGCTACCCCGATTTTTGACGGAGCATCCATAGACGACATGAACGAGTGGACAGATAAAGCAGGTATTCCTCGTTATGGTAAATCTTACTTGTACGATGGTGGAACCGGTGACCGTTTTGACCAGCCTGCTACAGTAGGTGTTACTTACTTCCTTAAGTTAGGGCACATGGTAGATGATAAGATGCACGCGCGTTCTATTGGACCGTATTCACTTATCACACAGCAACCACTTGGAGGTAAGGCTCAATTTGGTGGTCAGCGTTTCGGGGAAATGGAAGTTTGGGCACTGGAAGCTTTCGGTGCAGCCCATATTCTTCAGGAAATTCTTACTATTAAGTCTGATGATGTAGTTGGTCGTTCAAAAGCATATGAAGCAATTGTTAAAGGTGATCCGATGCCACAGCCTGGTATTCCTGAGTCTTTGAATGTGTTGCTACATGAACTAAGAGGTCTTGGTTTAAGCTTTACACTGGATTAA
- the rpoC gene encoding DNA-directed RNA polymerase subunit beta' — translation MAFRKENKIKSNFSKITIGLASPEEILENSSGEVLKPETINYRTYKPERDGLFCERIFGPIKDYECHCGKYKRIRYKGIVCDRCGVEVTEKKVRRERMGHIHLVVPVAHIWYFRSLPNKIGYLLGLPTKKLDSIIYYERYVVIQPGAVDTVAEYDLLSEEEYLQILDSLPRENQMLEDTDPNKFIAKIGAEAVYDMLARLDLDTLSYDLRHRASTDTSQQRKNEALKRLQVVESFRASKGRNKPEWMIVRVVPVIPPELRPLVPLDGGRFATSDLNDLYRRVIIRNNRLKRLIDIKAPEVILRNEKRMLQEAVDSLFDNSRKSSAVKTDANRPLKSLSDSLKGKQGRFRQNLLGKRVDYSARSVIVVGPELKMHECGLPKNMAAELYKPFVIRKLIERGIVKTVKSAKKIVDRKEPVVWDILEHVMKGHPVLLNRAPTLHRLGIQAFQPKLIEGKAIQLHPLACTAFNADFDGDQMAVHLPLGNEAVLEAQMLMLASHNILNPANGAPITVPSQDMVLGLYYITKLRPGSLGSGLIFYGEEEATIAYNEKKVDIHAPIKVYVDDVDENGKIVKVLRETSVGRVMVNEFVPKEVGFINEVLGKKSLRDIIGNVIKVCGVARTAQFLDDIKDLGYYMAFKGGLSFNLADVLIPPEKDELINEGYAEVEQILSNYSMGFITFNERYNQIIDTWTHVNSKLSNILMKQLTNDNQGFNSVFMMMDSGARGSKEQIRQLSGMRGLMAKPQKSGSEGGQIIENPILSNFKEGLSVLEYFISTHGARKGLADTALKTADAGYLTRRLVDVSHDVIINEEDCGTLRGLICSELKNNEEVVASLYERILGRVSVHDIQHPLTGEVLVQSGEEIKEDAAKKIQESPIESVEIRSVLTCESKKGVCAKCYGRNLATGRMVQRGEVVGVIAAQSIGEPGTQLTLRTFHVGGIASNIATENSISTKFDGILEIDELRSVEAVDEASGSKYQVVVSRLAEMRIVDPNTKIVLLTHNIPYGSKLYFNSGDLVKKGDVIIEWDPFNAVIVSEVAGQIEFESVIENVTYKVESDETTGLKEKIIVESKDKTKAPSAHIIDENGNYLKNYSLPLGAHVIKENGDKVKTGEVLVKIPRAVGKAGDITGGLPRVTEMFEARNPSNPAVVSEIDGEVGFGKIKRGNREITVTSKLGEVKKYMVPLSKQLLVQENDYIRAGMPLSDGATTPSDILAIKGPTAVQEYIVNEVQDVYRLQGVKINDKHFEVIVRQMMRKVEIVDPGDTRFLEQQVVDKLDVMDENDRIWGKKVVMDQGDSQTMVAGQIVTARKLRDENSMLKRRDLKLVEVRDAVPATTNQILQGITRAALQTTSFMSAASFQETTKVLNEAAINGKVDRLEGLKENVICGHLIPAGTGQRDFDKLVVGAKDEFERIFATRKNVVDFKTMDNE, via the coding sequence ATGGCCTTTAGAAAAGAAAACAAGATAAAGAGTAACTTTTCAAAAATAACCATCGGTCTAGCCTCTCCCGAAGAGATTCTTGAGAACTCAAGTGGCGAAGTGTTAAAACCGGAAACGATTAATTACCGTACTTACAAACCAGAAAGAGATGGTTTGTTTTGTGAACGCATTTTTGGTCCTATTAAGGATTACGAATGTCACTGCGGAAAATACAAACGTATTCGTTACAAAGGAATTGTCTGCGATCGTTGTGGGGTTGAAGTTACCGAGAAGAAAGTTCGTCGTGAACGTATGGGACATATCCATCTGGTTGTGCCTGTAGCTCATATTTGGTATTTCCGCTCACTACCTAACAAAATTGGTTATTTGTTAGGATTGCCTACAAAAAAACTTGATTCCATTATCTATTACGAACGGTATGTGGTTATTCAACCGGGAGCAGTAGATACTGTTGCAGAATACGATTTGCTTTCTGAAGAAGAATACCTTCAGATTCTTGATTCTCTTCCAAGAGAAAATCAGATGTTGGAAGATACAGATCCTAATAAATTCATTGCAAAGATAGGAGCAGAGGCAGTATATGATATGTTAGCCCGCTTGGATCTTGATACATTGTCTTATGATTTGCGTCATCGTGCAAGTACTGATACATCTCAACAAAGAAAAAATGAAGCATTAAAGCGGTTACAGGTTGTTGAATCCTTCCGTGCTTCAAAGGGTCGTAACAAACCCGAATGGATGATTGTACGCGTAGTGCCTGTAATTCCACCCGAACTACGTCCTTTGGTTCCATTAGATGGAGGTCGTTTTGCAACTTCGGATTTGAACGACTTATATCGTCGTGTTATTATTCGCAACAATCGTTTAAAACGTTTGATAGACATAAAAGCTCCTGAAGTTATTTTACGTAATGAAAAGCGTATGCTACAAGAAGCTGTCGATTCATTATTTGATAACTCAAGAAAATCAAGCGCGGTTAAGACTGATGCGAACAGACCTTTGAAATCGCTTTCAGATAGTTTGAAAGGTAAACAAGGACGTTTCCGTCAGAATCTATTAGGTAAACGTGTTGACTATTCTGCCCGTTCGGTAATTGTTGTTGGACCAGAATTAAAGATGCATGAGTGCGGTTTGCCTAAAAATATGGCAGCCGAGCTATATAAGCCTTTTGTTATCCGCAAATTAATTGAACGTGGAATTGTTAAGACGGTTAAATCTGCAAAGAAAATCGTTGACCGCAAGGAACCGGTAGTTTGGGATATTCTTGAACACGTAATGAAGGGTCATCCTGTATTGTTAAACCGTGCGCCAACGTTGCACCGTTTAGGTATTCAGGCTTTCCAACCAAAATTAATTGAAGGTAAAGCTATTCAATTACACCCTTTGGCTTGTACGGCTTTCAATGCCGACTTTGACGGCGACCAGATGGCTGTTCACTTGCCACTTGGTAATGAGGCTGTTCTTGAAGCTCAAATGTTAATGCTTGCCTCACATAATATATTGAACCCCGCTAATGGTGCTCCAATTACTGTTCCTTCTCAGGACATGGTTCTTGGTTTGTATTATATTACCAAACTACGTCCGGGATCACTTGGATCAGGTTTGATTTTTTACGGTGAAGAAGAAGCAACTATTGCGTACAACGAAAAAAAGGTAGACATACATGCTCCTATAAAGGTTTACGTTGATGATGTTGATGAAAATGGAAAGATCGTAAAAGTGTTGCGTGAGACTTCTGTAGGACGTGTTATGGTTAACGAATTTGTTCCTAAAGAAGTTGGTTTCATTAATGAAGTATTAGGTAAAAAATCACTTCGTGATATTATCGGGAATGTGATAAAGGTTTGTGGTGTAGCCAGAACAGCTCAGTTCCTTGATGATATTAAGGATTTGGGTTATTATATGGCGTTCAAGGGTGGTTTGTCATTCAATTTGGCAGACGTACTTATTCCACCTGAAAAAGACGAACTGATCAATGAAGGATATGCTGAAGTAGAACAAATTCTTTCTAACTATAGCATGGGTTTCATTACCTTTAATGAACGTTACAACCAGATTATTGATACTTGGACACACGTAAACAGCAAGTTGTCTAATATATTGATGAAACAACTTACCAACGACAACCAGGGTTTCAACTCTGTATTCATGATGATGGACTCTGGGGCCCGTGGTTCCAAGGAACAGATTCGTCAGTTGTCCGGTATGCGTGGTTTGATGGCTAAACCTCAGAAAAGTGGTTCAGAAGGCGGTCAGATTATTGAAAACCCAATTCTTTCAAACTTTAAAGAAGGCTTATCAGTGTTAGAGTACTTTATCTCTACTCACGGTGCTCGTAAAGGTTTGGCGGATACGGCTTTGAAAACAGCTGATGCTGGATATTTGACACGTCGTTTGGTTGACGTATCTCATGATGTTATCATTAATGAGGAAGACTGTGGAACCTTACGTGGACTTATCTGTTCTGAATTGAAAAATAATGAAGAAGTAGTAGCTTCTTTATATGAAAGAATATTAGGTCGTGTATCTGTTCATGATATTCAACACCCGCTTACAGGCGAAGTCCTTGTTCAGTCTGGCGAAGAAATCAAGGAAGATGCTGCCAAAAAGATTCAGGAATCTCCGATAGAAAGTGTAGAAATACGTTCTGTTCTTACTTGCGAATCAAAGAAGGGAGTTTGTGCAAAATGTTACGGACGTAACCTTGCTACAGGCCGCATGGTTCAGAGAGGTGAAGTGGTTGGTGTTATTGCTGCTCAATCAATTGGTGAGCCAGGAACACAGCTTACTTTGCGTACGTTCCACGTTGGGGGTATTGCTTCCAATATTGCAACCGAAAATAGTATCTCAACTAAATTTGATGGTATTCTTGAAATCGATGAACTTCGTTCTGTTGAAGCAGTAGACGAAGCAAGCGGTTCTAAGTATCAGGTTGTAGTAAGTCGTTTGGCTGAAATGCGTATAGTGGATCCAAATACTAAGATCGTATTATTAACACATAATATACCTTATGGTTCCAAGCTATACTTCAATAGTGGCGATTTAGTAAAGAAAGGCGACGTAATAATCGAGTGGGACCCCTTCAATGCTGTTATCGTTTCCGAAGTTGCTGGTCAGATCGAATTTGAAAGTGTAATCGAAAATGTTACCTACAAAGTTGAAAGTGACGAAACAACAGGTTTGAAAGAAAAGATTATCGTTGAATCAAAAGATAAGACTAAGGCTCCTTCAGCTCACATTATCGACGAAAATGGTAATTATTTGAAAAACTATAGTTTGCCATTAGGAGCTCACGTAATTAAAGAAAACGGCGATAAGGTTAAAACTGGTGAAGTATTGGTTAAGATTCCACGTGCAGTTGGTAAAGCTGGTGATATCACCGGTGGTTTGCCTCGTGTTACTGAAATGTTTGAAGCCCGTAACCCGTCAAACCCTGCAGTTGTTTCTGAAATTGATGGAGAAGTTGGTTTTGGTAAAATTAAGCGTGGTAACCGAGAAATTACAGTAACATCTAAACTTGGAGAAGTAAAGAAGTACATGGTGCCTCTTTCTAAACAGTTGTTGGTACAGGAAAATGACTACATTCGTGCAGGTATGCCTTTGTCTGATGGAGCAACAACTCCTTCTGATATCTTAGCAATTAAAGGTCCTACGGCTGTTCAGGAATATATCGTGAACGAAGTACAGGATGTATACCGTTTGCAGGGTGTAAAGATTAATGACAAGCACTTTGAAGTTATCGTTCGTCAGATGATGCGCAAAGTAGAAATCGTTGATCCGGGAGATACCCGCTTCCTTGAACAACAGGTTGTAGACAAACTGGATGTTATGGATGAAAACGACCGTATCTGGGGTAAGAAAGTAGTAATGGATCAAGGTGATTCTCAAACCATGGTTGCAGGACAGATTGTTACTGCACGTAAGTTAAGGGATGAAAACAGTATGCTGAAACGTAGAGACCTTAAGTTGGTTGAAGTACGTGACGCTGTTCCTGCTACAACTAACCAGATCTTACAAGGTATTACTCGTGCAGCTTTACAAACTACTAGCTTTATGTCGGCAGCTTCCTTCCAGGAAACAACGAAGGTGCTTAACGAAGCAGCTATTAATGGTAAGGTTGACCGTTTGGAAGGTTTGAAAGAAAATGTTATTTGTGGACACTTGATTCCTGCCGGAACAGGTCAGCGAGATTTCGACAAGCTTGTTGTTGGTGCAAAAGACGAATTTGAACGTATTTTTGCTACCAGAAAGAATGTTGTTGATTTCAAAACTATGGACAACGAATAA